A stretch of the Mesorhizobium sp. Pch-S genome encodes the following:
- a CDS encoding DUF6460 domain-containing protein, whose amino-acid sequence MSALTRFLGDSPFKVFLKLLVVSFLVGIVMSAFGWSPFDVLYGIRDFFIDLWNLGFRAVDRFVGYILLGAAIVIPAFILLRLASYRK is encoded by the coding sequence TTGTCCGCATTGACCCGCTTCCTTGGCGATTCGCCGTTCAAGGTGTTTCTGAAGCTGCTCGTGGTGTCGTTCCTCGTCGGCATCGTCATGAGCGCGTTCGGCTGGTCGCCGTTCGACGTGCTCTATGGTATCCGTGATTTCTTCATCGATCTGTGGAATCTCGGCTTCCGCGCCGTCGACCGTTTCGTCGGCTACATCCTGCTCGGCGCAGCCATCGTCATTCCGGCCTTCATCCTGCTGAGGCTGGCGAGCTATCGCAAATAG
- a CDS encoding glutamine synthetase family protein, with protein MNYDLASRLDPSPFPDHPRSEGHSHSPVAGRLTLKQLGQAISEGAIDTVIVAMTDMQGRLIGKRLTGRFFMETGAGRQLFCDYFLATDMEMTLVPGYDSASWQKGYGDFALVPDLATTRAIPWLEKTAIVLADVTSRDGVTLHHSPRQMLRRQLQRLADIGLAADMAAELEFYLFNQTFDEARAGKYQDLKFSSWYPEDGHIFQTSKDEPYIRAIRTLMEQADIPVEGSKAECSPGQQEINLQYAGALETCDRLVLYKNGCKEIAHRMGKAVSFMPKLDEKLSGSSCHVHISLCDIASGASAFHDPSAANGMSATFRHFLAGAIAHAPAATFFYAPNINSYKRFTEGTFAPTRLAWSVDNRTTAFRVLGHGASLRFECRVPGADANPYLAFAALIASGLAGIENRLEPDVEHVGDAYGATAVPRVPRTMADALRHLETSQAMRAGLGDGVVDHYLHSGRWELGAFETTVTDWERIRLFERC; from the coding sequence ATGAACTACGATCTTGCGTCACGCCTCGATCCATCGCCATTCCCCGATCACCCTCGGTCTGAAGGGCATTCGCACTCGCCAGTGGCCGGGCGGCTGACGTTGAAGCAACTCGGCCAGGCGATCAGCGAAGGCGCGATCGACACGGTCATCGTCGCGATGACCGATATGCAGGGCAGGCTGATCGGCAAGCGCCTGACCGGCCGGTTCTTTATGGAGACGGGCGCCGGCAGGCAGCTGTTCTGCGACTACTTCCTGGCCACCGACATGGAGATGACGCTGGTGCCCGGTTATGACAGCGCCTCCTGGCAGAAGGGTTATGGCGATTTTGCCCTTGTGCCGGACCTGGCCACGACACGCGCCATTCCGTGGCTCGAAAAGACGGCGATCGTCCTGGCCGATGTCACAAGCCGCGACGGCGTTACGCTGCATCACTCGCCGCGGCAGATGTTGCGTCGCCAGTTGCAGCGACTGGCCGACATCGGGCTTGCCGCCGATATGGCCGCCGAACTCGAATTCTACCTGTTCAACCAGACCTTCGACGAGGCACGGGCCGGAAAATACCAGGATCTCAAATTCTCCAGCTGGTACCCGGAGGATGGCCATATTTTCCAGACCAGCAAGGACGAGCCCTATATCCGTGCGATCCGCACCCTGATGGAGCAGGCGGATATTCCCGTCGAGGGTTCCAAGGCCGAATGCAGTCCCGGCCAGCAGGAAATCAACCTGCAATATGCCGGGGCGCTGGAAACATGCGACCGCCTCGTCCTCTACAAGAATGGCTGCAAGGAGATCGCCCACCGGATGGGCAAGGCCGTCAGCTTCATGCCGAAGCTGGACGAGAAGCTGTCCGGCAGCTCATGCCATGTCCATATCTCGCTGTGCGACATCGCAAGCGGTGCCTCGGCCTTCCATGATCCGTCCGCTGCCAACGGCATGTCCGCCACGTTCCGGCATTTCCTCGCGGGTGCCATTGCCCATGCGCCGGCAGCGACCTTCTTCTATGCGCCCAACATCAATTCCTACAAACGCTTCACCGAGGGCACGTTCGCGCCGACGCGACTGGCCTGGTCGGTCGACAACCGCACGACCGCTTTCCGCGTGCTCGGGCATGGCGCATCGCTGCGCTTCGAATGCCGGGTCCCGGGCGCCGACGCCAATCCCTATCTTGCTTTCGCGGCGCTGATCGCCAGCGGGCTGGCAGGCATCGAGAACAGGTTGGAACCAGACGTTGAACATGTCGGCGATGCCTATGGTGCGACCGCGGTGCCACGCGTTCCCAGGACCATGGCGGACGCGCTGCGGCATCTGGAAACATCGCAGGCGATGCGCGCCGGTCTGGGCGACGGCGTCGTCGACCACTACCTGCATTCCGGCCGCTGGGAACTCGGCGCGTTCGAGACAACCGTTACCGATTGGGAGCGGATCCGTCTCTTCGAGAGGTGCTGA
- a CDS encoding alpha/beta hydrolase produces the protein MPAHRGVASEVEAVRIDVGGYKLNSVLLKPGAKADLPPIVFIHGASSSLYDQLLSFRERLEGRAALLFVDRPGHGASDAGGARNILPDGQADAISTLMEKRGIDRAIIVGHSFGGAIAAAFAVRHPEKVIGLVFLSPAVYPWSTGIDWYYDVARTPVIGHVFSALVVPPLGFAAIEGAADAVFAPNPRPDDYVRKTRALQAISPGRFRHNAQEIAALSDWAKTASRDYPDIKAPTVIITGDADRIVSPEIHSRHLARDIRGSQLIVVRNLGHKPDYVAGDLVVAAIERVAGRKRDLQAIARSVEERIADDGKD, from the coding sequence ATGCCCGCACATCGCGGGGTGGCCAGCGAGGTCGAGGCGGTGCGGATCGATGTCGGCGGCTACAAGCTGAACAGTGTTCTGCTTAAGCCTGGTGCGAAGGCGGATCTGCCGCCGATCGTATTCATTCATGGCGCCAGCAGCAGCCTTTATGACCAACTGCTGTCCTTTCGGGAGAGACTGGAGGGAAGAGCCGCCCTGCTGTTCGTAGACCGCCCGGGCCATGGCGCCTCCGACGCCGGTGGTGCACGGAACATCCTTCCCGATGGCCAGGCCGACGCGATCTCGACATTGATGGAAAAACGCGGAATCGACAGGGCCATCATCGTCGGGCATTCGTTCGGTGGAGCGATTGCCGCCGCTTTTGCCGTTCGTCACCCTGAAAAGGTGATCGGTCTCGTTTTTCTGTCGCCGGCCGTCTATCCTTGGTCGACGGGCATCGACTGGTACTACGATGTTGCCCGGACCCCGGTCATCGGCCATGTGTTCAGCGCACTGGTGGTCCCGCCGCTCGGTTTCGCCGCGATCGAAGGAGCAGCGGATGCGGTGTTCGCTCCCAATCCACGTCCCGATGATTATGTCAGGAAAACCCGCGCATTGCAGGCGATCAGCCCGGGCCGTTTCCGGCACAACGCGCAGGAGATCGCCGCACTCAGCGACTGGGCCAAGACCGCCAGCCGCGATTATCCCGACATCAAGGCGCCGACAGTCATCATAACGGGCGATGCCGACAGAATAGTCTCCCCCGAAATCCACTCGCGTCACCTCGCCCGCGACATACGCGGCTCGCAACTGATCGTCGTCCGCAATCTCGGCCACAAGCCGGACTACGTCGCCGGCGATCTCGTCGTCGCCGCCATCGAGCGGGTTGCCGGCCGCAAGCGGGATCTGCAAGCCATCGCGCGATCGGTGGAAGAGCGAATAGCAGATGACGGCAAGGATTGA
- a CDS encoding DoxX family protein, translated as MTARIERRRFGCAIALAIFFGAAGVLHIALPQPFLRITPGWVPEPERVIFLTGLCEIAGAIGLLAPRARRYAGAGLSLYAICVFPANIKHAYDTLSGDPSLWQWVYHAMRLPLQPVIVWLALFAGNVVGPPFRKV; from the coding sequence ATGACGGCAAGGATTGAGCGTCGACGGTTTGGATGCGCCATTGCGCTGGCGATCTTCTTCGGCGCGGCCGGCGTGCTTCACATCGCCTTACCGCAACCGTTCCTGCGCATAACGCCCGGCTGGGTTCCGGAACCCGAACGCGTTATATTCCTCACCGGACTTTGCGAGATCGCCGGTGCGATTGGCCTGCTTGCGCCGCGCGCAAGGCGTTACGCTGGTGCAGGCCTGTCGCTTTATGCCATCTGCGTTTTTCCGGCCAACATAAAGCACGCCTACGATACGCTGAGTGGTGACCCTTCGCTCTGGCAATGGGTCTATCACGCCATGCGCCTGCCGCTTCAACCGGTCATCGTCTGGCTCGCGCTTTTCGCCGGAAATGTCGTTGGGCCGCCCTTTCGCAAGGTTTAG